A single window of Salvia splendens isolate huo1 chromosome 6, SspV2, whole genome shotgun sequence DNA harbors:
- the LOC121806871 gene encoding AT-hook motif nuclear-localized protein 23-like, giving the protein MAGLDLGSASHFVSQLHRSDLHLQRPPDSSDDNDSARHQFSGENTDNNSNPGLDLTSSGDMVGRRPRGRPPGSKNKPKPPVIITRESANTLRAHILEIASGCDVFDAVATYARKRQRGICILSGTGTVTNVTLRQPAAAGSVVTLHGRFEILSLSGSFLPPPAPPGATSLTIYLAGGQGQVVGGNVVGALIASGPVIIIASSFTNVAYERLPLEEEGLQMQPQTSSQPLGGGQFSDPSLGLPFLNLPLNMPNNGQLPIDGAGAWAGNSEAGRPQF; this is encoded by the coding sequence ATGGCTGGTTTGGACCTCGGCTCCGCCTCCCACTTCGTCTCTCAGCTCCACCGCTCCGACCTCCACCTCCAGCGCCCTCCCGACTCCTCCGACGACAATGATTCCGCCCGCCACCAGTTCTCCGGCGAGAACACCGACAACAACTCCAACCCCGGCCTCGATCTCACCTCCTCCGGAGACATGGTGGGCCGCCGCCCCCGCGGCCGTCCCCCGGGCTCCAAGAACAAGCCAAAGCCACCCGTAATCATCACACGAGAGAGCGCCAACACCCTCCGGGCCCACATCCTCGAGATCGCCAGCGGCTGCGACGTCTTCGACGCCGTAGCCACCTACGCCCGCAAGCGCCAGCGCGGGATTTGCATCCTCAGCGGCACTGGCACGGTCACTAACGTGACCCTCCGCCAGCCCGCCGCGGCCGGGAGCGTCGTCACGCTCCACGGCCGCTTTGAGATCCTGTCCCTCTCAGGATCCTTCCTCCCGCCCCCTGCCCCGCCCGGGGCCACCAGCTTGACTATATATCTAGCTGGCGGCCAGGGTCAGGTGGTCGGGGGAAATGTTGTCGGGGCCTTGATTGCTTCAGGCCCCGTCATCATCATCGCCTCCTCCTTCACCAACGTCGCTTACGAGCGGCTGCCGCTGGAGGAGGAGGGGCTTCAGATGCAGCCGCAAACGTCGTCTCAGCCGCTCGGAGGCGGCCAGTTCTCCGATCCGTCCCTCGGGCTGCCCTTCTTGAATTTGCCTCTCAATATGCCTAACAACGGTCAGCTCCCAATCGACGGCGCTGGTGCATGGGCCGGAAACTCCGAAGCCGGCCGCCCCCAGTTTTAA
- the LOC121806353 gene encoding ent-kaurenoic acid oxidase 1-like yields the protein MGMGMGMGCIVLVCVCVLIVKWVMKNVNWWLYEKKLGIDIRHQLPPGDLGWPFFGNMLSFLRAYKSPNPESFLANFASRFGHTGLYKAHMFGNPSIIVTSSEACRKVLTDDDAFQPGWPASTLNLMGRKSFVNIFDNDHKWQRKLTAAPVNGFEALTMYMKYIEDNVVEALDRWADTPRIEFLTELRRLTFKIIMHIFLSSEGDRVREALEKDYTLLNYGVRAMAINVPGFAYYNALKARRDLVAVLQRVVTRRRVEREENPSCPKKDMMDNLLEAADENGRRLDDEEIIDILVMYLNAGHESSGHTTMWAALFLQQNPHMFEKAKAEQEETVRNRPAGQKGLSLKEIRKMDYLNKVIDETLRVITFSLVVFREAKKDVNVCGYTIPKGWKALVWFRSVHYDPETWPEPKKFDPSRWDNFTPKAGNFIPFGSGSRLCPGNDLAKLEIAIFLHYFLLNYELERENPASPVMYLPHTRPKDNCLGRIRRVSPQT from the exons ATGGGAATGGGAATGGGAATGGGTTGTATTGTActagtatgtgtgtgtgtattaaTAGTGAAATGGGTTATGAAGAATGTGAATTGGTGGCTATATGAGAAGAAGCTAGGAATCGACATAAGGCATCAACTCCCTCCTGGTGACTTGGGTTGGCCATTCTTCGGCAACATGCTCTCTTTCCTCAGAGCTTATAAGTCTCCCAATCCCGAATCCTTCCTTGCCAACTTTGCTAGCAG GTTCGGGCATACGGGGCTATACAAGGCGCACATGTTTGGCAACCCGAGCATAATCGTGACAAGCTCCGAAGCATGCCGGAAAGTTCTCACAGACGACGACGCGTTCCAGCCCGGGTGGCCGGCTTCCACTCTCAACCTCATGGGGAGGAAATCCTTTGTCAACATATTCGACAACGACCACAAATGGCAGCGCAAGTTGACCGCCGCCCCGGTCAACGGCTTCGAGGCGTTGACCATGTACATGAAATACATCGAAGACAACGTCGTCGAAGCCCTTGACCGGTGGGCAGACACGCCGCGGATCGAGTTCTTGACTGAGCTGCGGCGCCTCACTTTCAAGATCATAATGCACATCTTCCTCAGCTCGGAGGGCGACCGCGTGAGGGAGGCGCTGGAGAAGGACTACACCCTGCTCAACTATGGAGTCCGAGCCATGGCCATCAATGTGCCCGGTTTCGCTTATTACAACGCTCTTAAG GCGCGGAGGGATCTTGTGGCAGTGCTGCAAAGGGTGGTGACTAGGCGAAGGGTGGAGAGGGAGGAGAATCCGTCGTGTCCGAAGAAGGACATGATGGATAACCTATTGGAAGCTGCAGATGAGAATGGGAGAAGATTGGATGATGAAGAGATCATTGATATTTTGGTTATGTATTTGAATGCTGGGCATGAATCTTCAGGGCATACAACTATGTGGGCTGCTCTTTTCTTACAACAAAATCCTCATATGTTTGAGAAAGCTAAG GCTGAGCAAGAGGAAACTGTGAGAAACAGACCAGCTGGGCAGAAAGGGTTGAGCCtaaaagaaataaggaaaatggACTATCTTAATAAG GTTATTGATGAAACGCTTCGCGTGATCACCTTCTCGCTGGTGGTCTTTCGAGAGGCAAAGAAAGATGTCAATGTCTGTG GCTACACGATTCCGAAAGGATGGAAAGCTTTGGTGTGGTTCAGGAGCGTTCACTACGACCCTGAAACATGGCCAGAGCCGAAGAAGTTTGATCCTTCGAGATGGGAT AATTTCACACCAAAAGCTGGGAATTTCATTCCATTTGGAAGTGGAAGCAGATTGTGCCCCGGAAATGATCTAGCCAAGCTTGAAATTGCCATCTTCCTCCACTACTTTCTACTCAACTATGA GTTGGAGCGTGAGAATCCAGCTAGTCCAGTCATGTACTTGCCTCATACTAGGCCTAAAGATAACTGCCTAGGAAGGATAAGAAGGGTGTCTCCTCAAACTTGA